The following proteins are co-located in the Undibacter mobilis genome:
- a CDS encoding M20 aminoacylase family protein: MPIVNRVADLHSDITAWRRDIHAHPEILYNVHRTAATVAEKLKSFGCDEVVPGIGKTGVVGVIRGRKQGSGKTVALRADMDALPITELNDLPYKSTIPGAMHACGHDGHTAMLLGAARYLAETRNFDGTVVVVFQPAEEGGAGALAMLEDGMAERFGIDEFYGMHNSPGMPVGEFGINSGPIMAAADYVTIDIEGYGGHAARPHLTIDPVLVGAHIITGIQSVVSRNTDPLKSAVVSICVVEAGSADNIIPQTVRLRGTARTLDDKVQDMVEANLARLVENTAAAFGAKAKLTYRRNYPVLVNHETETGFAASVAKEIAGQDRVNTKLPPMMGAEDFSFMLRKRPGAFIWVGNGDSAGLHHPRYNFNDDAIPLGTSYWVRLVETALPA; this comes from the coding sequence ATGCCGATCGTCAACCGTGTCGCCGACCTGCATTCCGATATCACCGCCTGGCGCCGTGACATCCATGCCCATCCCGAGATCCTGTACAACGTCCATCGGACTGCGGCGACCGTGGCCGAGAAGCTGAAAAGCTTCGGCTGCGACGAGGTGGTGCCAGGCATCGGCAAGACCGGCGTGGTCGGCGTTATCCGCGGTCGCAAGCAGGGCTCCGGCAAGACGGTGGCGCTGCGCGCCGACATGGACGCGCTGCCGATCACCGAGCTCAACGATCTGCCGTACAAGTCCACCATCCCCGGCGCCATGCATGCCTGCGGCCATGACGGCCACACCGCCATGCTGCTCGGGGCGGCTCGCTATCTCGCTGAGACCCGCAATTTCGACGGCACCGTCGTCGTCGTGTTCCAGCCGGCGGAGGAGGGCGGGGCCGGTGCGCTGGCCATGCTTGAGGACGGAATGGCGGAACGCTTCGGCATCGACGAGTTTTACGGGATGCACAATTCCCCCGGCATGCCGGTGGGCGAATTCGGCATCAACTCCGGGCCGATCATGGCGGCGGCCGATTACGTCACCATCGACATCGAAGGCTATGGCGGGCATGCGGCGCGGCCGCATCTGACCATCGATCCGGTACTGGTCGGCGCCCATATCATCACTGGCATCCAGTCGGTGGTGTCCCGTAACACCGATCCGCTCAAGTCGGCGGTGGTGTCGATCTGCGTCGTCGAAGCCGGCAGCGCCGACAACATCATTCCGCAAACGGTGCGCCTGCGCGGCACGGCGCGCACCCTCGATGACAAGGTGCAGGACATGGTGGAGGCGAACCTCGCCCGCCTGGTCGAGAACACCGCGGCGGCCTTTGGCGCCAAGGCCAAACTCACCTATCGCCGCAATTACCCGGTGCTGGTCAACCACGAAACCGAGACCGGTTTTGCCGCCTCGGTGGCCAAGGAGATCGCCGGACAGGACCGCGTCAACACAAAGCTGCCGCCGATGATGGGCGCGGAGGATTTCTCCTTCATGCTGCGCAAGCGCCCGGGTGCCTTCATCTGGGTCGGCAATGGCGACAGCGCCGGCCTGCATCACCCGCGCTACAACTTCAACGACGACGCCATTCCGCTCGGCACCTCGTACTGGGTGCGGCTGGTGGAGACCGCGCTGCCGGCCTGA
- a CDS encoding MarR family winged helix-turn-helix transcriptional regulator, which produces MPAAAKSAPRDVADHLCFAIYSAGHAFNRVYKPLLDELKLTYPQYLVMVALWAEDDQTVGEIGDKLFLESSTLTPLLKRLEGLGYLTRRRDPNDERQVRLRLTDKGAALRKKSGDVSACVGAATGLQVEAIVKLRNQISTLRDNLMKTNGT; this is translated from the coding sequence ATGCCTGCCGCCGCCAAATCCGCGCCGCGCGACGTCGCCGACCATCTCTGCTTCGCCATCTACTCGGCCGGACACGCCTTCAACCGCGTCTACAAGCCGCTGCTCGACGAGCTGAAGCTCACCTACCCGCAGTACCTCGTGATGGTCGCGCTGTGGGCCGAGGACGACCAGACGGTCGGCGAGATCGGCGACAAGCTGTTTCTGGAGTCGAGCACGCTGACGCCGCTGCTGAAGCGGCTTGAGGGACTGGGCTACCTGACCCGCCGGCGCGACCCGAACGACGAACGCCAGGTGCGCCTGCGCCTGACCGACAAGGGCGCGGCGTTGCGCAAGAAATCCGGTGACGTGTCGGCCTGCGTCGGCGCGGCGACGGGCTTGCAGGTCGAGGCGATCGTCAAGCTGCGCAACCAGATTTCGACGCTGCGCGACAATCTCATGAAGACGAATGGGACCTGA